Proteins encoded in a region of the Pseudomonas viciae genome:
- the lpxD gene encoding UDP-3-O-(3-hydroxymyristoyl)glucosamine N-acyltransferase yields MTATIKLGQLAEFLGATLRGDPQRPITGLATLQEAGPAQLSFLANPQYRKYLADSRAGALLLKAADAEGFAGDALIVPDPYLAYARISHLFDPKPKSTPGIHASAVIAADAVVDPTASIGPFVVIESAARIGAGVTLGAHCFIGARSEIGDGGWLAPRVTLYHDVRIGKRVVIQSGAVLGGEGFGFANEKGIWQKIAQIGGVTVGDDVEIGVNTAIDRGALADTIIGNGVKLDNQIQIAHNVQVGDHTAMAACVGISGSTKIGKHCMLAGGVGLVGHIDICDNVFLTGMTMVTHSITEPGAYSSGTAMQPAAEWRKSAARIRQLDDIARRLRQVEKRVGDVTPDGIASSDG; encoded by the coding sequence ATGACAGCGACTATCAAGCTCGGCCAGTTGGCCGAGTTCCTCGGCGCCACCCTGCGTGGCGACCCGCAGAGGCCAATTACTGGGCTAGCCACTTTGCAAGAGGCTGGCCCAGCTCAGTTGAGCTTTCTGGCAAATCCTCAATACCGCAAGTACCTGGCCGACAGCCGGGCTGGTGCGCTGTTGCTCAAGGCTGCTGATGCCGAAGGATTTGCCGGCGATGCGCTGATCGTGCCCGATCCGTACCTGGCGTATGCGCGGATTTCCCATCTGTTTGATCCCAAGCCCAAATCGACCCCTGGTATCCATGCCAGCGCGGTCATTGCGGCGGATGCCGTGGTTGACCCAACGGCCAGCATCGGTCCTTTTGTGGTCATCGAAAGCGCGGCCCGGATCGGCGCCGGTGTCACGCTGGGCGCCCATTGCTTCATCGGCGCGCGCAGCGAGATCGGTGACGGTGGTTGGCTGGCTCCGCGGGTCACCCTGTACCACGACGTGCGCATCGGCAAGCGGGTGGTGATTCAGTCTGGCGCGGTGCTGGGCGGTGAAGGGTTCGGTTTCGCCAACGAGAAAGGCATTTGGCAAAAGATCGCCCAGATCGGCGGCGTCACCGTTGGCGATGACGTGGAAATCGGCGTCAACACGGCGATCGACCGTGGTGCACTGGCCGATACGATCATTGGCAATGGCGTCAAGCTCGACAACCAGATCCAGATCGCCCACAACGTCCAGGTCGGTGACCACACCGCCATGGCCGCCTGCGTGGGTATTTCCGGCAGCACCAAAATCGGCAAGCACTGCATGCTTGCCGGTGGCGTTGGGTTGGTCGGCCATATCGATATCTGTGACAACGTATTCCTGACCGGGATGACCATGGTGACCCACTCGATTACCGAGCCGGGTGCCTATTCTTCCGGTACAGCGATGCAGCCGGCGGCCGAATGGCGCAAGAGTGCGGCCCGTATCCGTCAGCTCGATGACATCGCGCGACGTCTGCGACAGGTGGAAAAGCGTGTAGGGGACGTGACCCCTGACGGTATTGCTTCATCAGATGGCTGA
- the fabZ gene encoding 3-hydroxyacyl-ACP dehydratase FabZ: protein MMDINEIREYLPHRYPFLLVDRVVELDVEGKRIRAYKNVSINEPFFNGHFPAHPIMPGVLIIEAMAQAAGILGFKMLDVKPADGTLYYFVGSDKLRFRQPVTPGDQLILEAKFISCKRQIWKFECQASVDGKPVCSAEIICAERKL from the coding sequence ATGATGGACATCAACGAGATTCGCGAATACCTGCCTCACCGTTACCCGTTCCTGCTGGTGGATCGGGTTGTGGAACTGGACGTTGAAGGCAAGCGAATTCGCGCCTACAAGAATGTCAGCATCAACGAGCCGTTCTTCAATGGTCACTTCCCCGCGCATCCAATCATGCCGGGCGTGTTGATCATCGAAGCAATGGCTCAGGCTGCCGGGATCCTTGGTTTCAAAATGCTCGACGTAAAGCCTGCCGACGGCACGCTGTATTACTTCGTCGGCTCCGACAAGCTGCGTTTCCGCCAGCCGGTCACCCCGGGCGATCAATTGATCCTCGAGGCCAAGTTCATCAGTTGCAAGCGCCAGATCTGGAAGTTCGAATGCCAGGCTTCGGTCGACGGCAAGCCGGTCTGCTCCGCTGAAATCATCTGTGCGGAACGCAAGCTATGA
- the lpxA gene encoding acyl-ACP--UDP-N-acetylglucosamine O-acyltransferase, whose product MSLIDPRAIIDPTAVLAADVEVGPWSIIGAGVEIGEGTVIGPHVILKGPTRIGRHNRIYQFSSVGEDTPDLKYKGEETRLVIGDHNVIREGVTIHRGTVQDRCETTLGDHNLIMAYAHIGHDSVIGNHCILVNNTALAGHVHVDDWAILSGFTLVHQYCHIGAHSFSGMGTAIGKDVPAYVTVFGNPAEARSMNFEGMRRRGFSEEAITALRRAYKVVYRQGLTVEQALAELAEASAQFPEVAIFRDSIQSSTRGITR is encoded by the coding sequence ATGAGTTTGATTGACCCTCGCGCAATCATCGATCCGACGGCCGTCCTGGCCGCCGATGTCGAGGTCGGCCCGTGGTCGATCATCGGCGCAGGTGTGGAAATCGGCGAGGGTACGGTGATCGGCCCCCACGTAATTCTCAAGGGACCGACCCGGATTGGCCGTCACAATCGCATCTACCAGTTTTCTTCGGTAGGCGAGGACACGCCCGATCTCAAGTACAAAGGTGAAGAAACTCGCCTGGTCATTGGCGATCACAACGTGATCCGCGAAGGCGTGACGATTCACCGTGGTACCGTTCAAGATCGCTGCGAAACGACCCTGGGCGACCACAACCTGATCATGGCTTATGCCCATATCGGTCATGACAGCGTTATCGGCAACCATTGCATCCTGGTCAACAACACCGCGCTGGCCGGCCATGTGCACGTGGATGACTGGGCGATCCTGTCGGGCTTCACCCTGGTGCATCAGTATTGCCATATCGGCGCCCATAGCTTCTCGGGCATGGGCACCGCCATTGGCAAGGATGTCCCGGCCTATGTCACCGTGTTCGGCAACCCGGCTGAAGCCCGCAGCATGAACTTCGAAGGCATGCGCCGTCGTGGCTTCAGCGAAGAGGCCATTACTGCGTTGCGACGCGCCTACAAGGTTGTGTATCGCCAGGGCCTGACGGTCGAACAGGCGCTCGCCGAGTTGGCCGAGGCTTCGGCGCAGTTCCCGGAAGTCGCAATTTTCCGCGACTCCATCCAGTCTTCGACCCGCGGCATCACTCGTTAA
- the lpxB gene encoding lipid-A-disaccharide synthase — MANLRIALVAGEASGDILGAGLMRALKAQHPAVEFIGVGGPLMQAEGLTSYFPMERLSVMGLVEVLGRLRELLARRKKLIRTLIDEKPDVFIGIDAPDFTLNIELKLRQAGIKTVHYVSPSVWAWRQKRVLKIREGCDLMLTLLPFEARFYEEKGVPVRFVGHTLADTIPLEADREAARQALGLPEGPLVALMPGSRGGEVSRLGGLFFDAAQRLRSIRPGVRFVLPCASAQRRAQLEELLIGRDLPITLLDGRSHEALAACDAVLIASGTATLEALLFKRPMVVAYRLAPLTFWILKRMVKSPYISLPNLLAQRLLVPELLQDEATADALANTLAPLIDGGQEQTRGFDEIHRTLRRDASNQAADAVLTLIGAKQ; from the coding sequence ATGGCTAACTTGCGTATCGCACTGGTAGCGGGAGAGGCTTCCGGTGACATTCTGGGTGCCGGTCTGATGCGGGCGCTCAAGGCGCAGCATCCTGCCGTCGAGTTCATCGGTGTCGGCGGGCCGTTGATGCAAGCCGAGGGGCTGACGTCCTATTTTCCGATGGAGCGTCTGTCGGTGATGGGGTTGGTGGAAGTGCTCGGTCGCCTGCGCGAGTTGCTGGCCCGGCGCAAGAAGCTGATCCGGACCCTGATCGATGAAAAACCGGATGTGTTCATCGGTATCGATGCACCGGATTTCACCCTCAATATCGAACTCAAATTGCGCCAGGCCGGTATCAAGACCGTGCATTACGTCAGCCCGTCGGTCTGGGCCTGGCGGCAGAAGCGGGTGCTGAAGATTCGCGAAGGCTGCGACCTGATGCTGACGCTGCTGCCGTTCGAAGCCCGGTTCTACGAAGAGAAGGGCGTGCCGGTGCGGTTTGTCGGGCATACCCTGGCCGATACGATTCCCCTGGAGGCTGATCGCGAAGCAGCGCGCCAGGCGTTGGGCCTGCCCGAAGGGCCACTGGTGGCCTTGATGCCTGGCAGCCGTGGTGGCGAAGTGAGTCGCCTGGGTGGCTTGTTTTTCGACGCCGCGCAGCGCCTGCGGTCGATTCGTCCCGGCGTGCGTTTTGTTCTGCCATGTGCCAGTGCGCAGCGTCGGGCCCAGCTTGAAGAGCTTTTGATCGGTCGCGATTTGCCGATTACGCTGCTTGACGGTCGCTCCCATGAAGCCCTGGCCGCGTGTGACGCCGTGTTGATCGCGTCCGGCACGGCTACCCTTGAGGCATTGTTGTTCAAGCGCCCGATGGTGGTCGCCTATCGCCTGGCGCCGCTGACGTTCTGGATTCTCAAGCGTATGGTCAAGAGCCCTTACATCTCCTTGCCGAACCTGTTGGCCCAGCGCTTGCTGGTGCCTGAGTTGTTGCAGGACGAGGCCACCGCCGATGCATTGGCCAATACGCTTGCGCCGTTGATTGACGGCGGCCAGGAACAGACCCGGGGCTTTGACGAAATCCACCGCACCTTGCGCCGCGATGCCTCCAACCAGGCTGCGGACGCAGTGCTGACTCTGATCGGCGCAAAACAATGA
- the rnhB gene encoding ribonuclease HII, with product MSNVKLQMGLDFNLVAEVEELVAGVDEVGRGPLCGAVVTAAVILDPKRPILGLNDSKKLTEARREKLYDEICEKALSWCIARAEVEEIDELNILHATMLAMQRAVEGLHITPKLAMIDGNRCPKLSMRAEAVIQGDGKVPAIAAASILAKVSRDREMAAFELIYPGYGIGGHKGYPTPVHLEALARLGPTPIHRRSFAPVRLAYEAREGLIES from the coding sequence ATGAGTAACGTGAAGCTACAGATGGGCCTGGACTTCAATCTGGTCGCCGAAGTCGAAGAACTGGTGGCCGGTGTCGATGAGGTGGGTCGCGGCCCGTTGTGCGGCGCGGTGGTGACCGCGGCGGTGATTCTCGATCCGAAGCGGCCGATCCTGGGGCTCAACGATTCCAAGAAGCTCACCGAGGCCCGGCGCGAAAAGCTCTACGACGAAATCTGCGAGAAGGCCCTGAGTTGGTGCATTGCCCGGGCCGAAGTCGAAGAAATCGACGAACTGAATATTCTGCACGCCACCATGCTCGCCATGCAGCGTGCCGTGGAGGGGCTGCACATCACGCCGAAACTGGCGATGATCGATGGCAATCGCTGTCCGAAACTGTCGATGCGCGCCGAAGCGGTCATCCAGGGCGACGGCAAGGTGCCGGCCATCGCGGCGGCCTCGATCCTGGCGAAGGTCAGTCGTGACCGGGAAATGGCCGCCTTCGAATTGATTTACCCAGGCTATGGCATCGGCGGTCACAAAGGCTACCCGACCCCCGTTCATCTGGAAGCCCTGGCGCGCCTTGGGCCAACACCGATCCACCGGCGCTCGTTCGCACCGGTGCGGTTGGCTTATGAGGCGCGTGAGGGGTTGATCGAGAGCTAG
- the dnaE gene encoding DNA polymerase III subunit alpha, which produces MPASFVHLRLHTEYSLVDGLVRIKPLVKTLVGMNMPAVAVTDQNNMCSLVKFYKAAMGAGIKPICGADLWLSNKDPDAPLSRISLLAMNAQGYRNLTELISRGFIDGQRNGSIIIEREWVAEASAGLIMLSAAKEGEIGLALLSGDTEQAEALARDWMAVFPDRFYIEVQRTNRPNDEEHLHAAVALADKIGAPLVATNDVRFIKQEDFEAHETRVCIGEGRALDDPRRSKNYSDQQYLKSAEEMAELFSDLPEALENTVEIAKRCNIEVKLGKHFLPNFPIPDGMTIDEYFRKVSFDGLEDRLSVLLPKDTTEDYEAKRQVYVDRLNFELDIIIQMGFPGYFLIVMDFIQWAKNNGVPVGPGRGSGAGSLVAYVQKITDLDPLEYDLLFERFLNPERVSMPDFDVDFCMDGRDRVIDYVAEKYGRNAVSQIITFGSMAAKAVVRDVARVQGKSYGLADRLSKMIPFEVGMTLEKAYEQEEILRDFIKVDEEAAEIWEMARKLEGVVRNVGKHAGGVVIAPTKLTDFSPIYCDEEGDGLVTQFDKDDVEAAGLVKFDFLGLRTLTIIDWALKTINRDRAKVGEEPLDIAFIPLDDKPTYSLLQKAETTAVFQLESRGMKELIKKLKPDCLEDLIALVALFRPGPLQSGMVDDFINRKHGRAELAYPHSDYQYEGLKPVLAPTYGIILYQEQVMQIAQVMAGYTLGGADMLRRAMGKKKPEEMAKQRGGFIDGCATNGIDPDLAGNIFDLVEKFAGYGFNKSHSAAYGLVSYQTAWLKAHYPAPFMAAVLSADMHNTDKVVTLIEEVRTMKLRLDAPDVNASEFKFTVNDEGRIIYGLGAIKGVGEGPVEAITEARQDGPFKDLFDFCARVDLKRINKRTLDGLIRSGALDRLGPYFQDEPKAYQANIDRNRAVLLAAMEEAIKAAEQTARTHDSGHADLFGGLFVEEDADVYGNHRKAKELTLKERLKGEKDTLGLYLTGHPIDEYEGEIRRFARQRIIDLKPARDTQTVAGMIIALRVMKNKKGDKMGFITLDDRSGRIEASLFADAFHSAQSLLQTDAMVVVEGEVSNDDFSGGLRLRVKRVMSMEDARTNLAESLRLKLQTQDLKGDQLRWLGELFKRHRGACPITMEYVRPDAKAVLQFGEGWRIDPADALIQALRDQFGKDNVFLQYR; this is translated from the coding sequence ATGCCGGCTTCATTCGTTCATCTACGCCTGCACACTGAATACTCCCTGGTCGATGGCCTGGTGCGGATCAAGCCACTGGTCAAGACCCTGGTGGGCATGAACATGCCTGCCGTGGCGGTCACTGACCAAAACAATATGTGTTCGTTGGTCAAGTTCTACAAGGCCGCCATGGGCGCCGGGATCAAGCCGATCTGCGGTGCCGACCTGTGGCTGTCGAACAAGGACCCGGACGCGCCACTGAGTCGTATCAGCCTGTTGGCGATGAACGCCCAGGGTTATCGCAACCTTACCGAGCTGATCTCCCGCGGCTTTATCGATGGCCAGCGCAATGGCTCGATCATCATCGAGCGTGAGTGGGTGGCCGAGGCCAGCGCAGGCCTGATCATGCTGTCGGCGGCCAAGGAGGGTGAAATCGGCCTGGCCCTGCTCAGTGGCGACACCGAACAAGCCGAGGCCCTGGCCCGTGACTGGATGGCGGTGTTCCCGGACCGCTTCTACATCGAAGTGCAGCGTACCAACCGCCCCAACGATGAAGAGCACCTGCACGCCGCCGTGGCCCTGGCCGACAAGATTGGCGCGCCGCTGGTGGCGACCAACGACGTGCGCTTCATCAAGCAGGAAGACTTCGAAGCCCACGAAACCCGTGTCTGCATCGGTGAGGGCCGGGCCCTCGACGATCCACGGCGGTCGAAAAACTACAGCGACCAGCAATACCTCAAGAGCGCCGAGGAAATGGCCGAGTTGTTCAGCGACCTGCCCGAGGCGCTGGAAAACACCGTCGAGATCGCCAAGCGCTGCAACATCGAAGTGAAACTGGGCAAGCACTTCCTGCCCAACTTCCCGATCCCCGATGGCATGACCATCGACGAATACTTCCGCAAGGTGTCTTTTGACGGCCTGGAGGATCGCCTCAGCGTCCTGCTGCCCAAGGACACCACCGAAGATTACGAAGCCAAGCGCCAGGTCTACGTCGACCGGTTGAATTTCGAACTGGATATCATCATCCAGATGGGCTTTCCCGGTTACTTCCTGATCGTGATGGACTTTATCCAGTGGGCCAAGAACAACGGCGTGCCGGTAGGCCCTGGCCGTGGATCGGGCGCCGGGTCGCTGGTGGCCTACGTGCAGAAGATCACCGACCTCGACCCGTTGGAATATGACCTGCTGTTCGAACGTTTCCTCAACCCGGAACGGGTATCCATGCCCGACTTCGACGTCGACTTCTGCATGGACGGTCGCGACCGGGTGATCGACTACGTGGCCGAGAAGTACGGTCGCAACGCGGTGAGCCAGATCATCACCTTCGGTTCCATGGCCGCCAAGGCTGTGGTGCGTGACGTGGCGCGGGTGCAGGGCAAGTCCTACGGCCTGGCGGATCGTCTGTCGAAGATGATTCCGTTCGAAGTCGGCATGACCCTGGAAAAAGCCTACGAGCAAGAAGAAATCCTGCGGGACTTCATCAAGGTCGATGAAGAAGCCGCGGAAATCTGGGAAATGGCCCGCAAACTCGAAGGCGTGGTGCGTAACGTCGGCAAGCACGCCGGTGGCGTGGTCATTGCGCCGACCAAGCTGACTGACTTCTCGCCGATCTATTGCGATGAAGAGGGCGACGGCCTGGTCACCCAGTTCGACAAGGATGACGTCGAGGCGGCGGGCCTGGTGAAGTTCGACTTCCTCGGTCTGCGGACCCTGACGATCATCGACTGGGCACTGAAAACCATCAACCGTGATCGGGCCAAGGTCGGCGAAGAGCCGCTGGACATCGCCTTCATCCCGCTGGATGACAAGCCGACCTACAGCCTGCTGCAAAAAGCCGAAACCACGGCGGTGTTCCAGCTTGAATCCCGGGGCATGAAAGAGCTGATCAAAAAGCTCAAGCCCGACTGCCTGGAAGACCTGATCGCACTGGTGGCCCTGTTTCGTCCGGGCCCGCTGCAATCAGGCATGGTGGACGACTTCATCAACCGTAAGCACGGCCGCGCAGAGCTGGCGTACCCGCACTCGGACTATCAGTACGAAGGCTTGAAACCGGTGCTGGCGCCGACCTATGGCATCATCCTGTACCAGGAACAGGTGATGCAGATTGCCCAGGTGATGGCCGGCTACACCCTTGGCGGCGCGGACATGCTGCGTCGAGCCATGGGTAAGAAAAAACCCGAGGAGATGGCCAAGCAGCGCGGCGGTTTCATTGACGGTTGCGCCACCAACGGCATTGACCCTGACCTGGCCGGTAACATCTTCGACCTGGTGGAAAAATTCGCCGGCTACGGCTTCAACAAATCCCACTCCGCCGCCTATGGCCTGGTGTCGTACCAGACCGCGTGGCTGAAGGCCCATTACCCGGCGCCGTTCATGGCCGCGGTACTGTCGGCCGATATGCACAACACCGACAAGGTCGTGACCTTGATCGAAGAAGTGCGGACCATGAAGCTGCGCCTCGACGCACCGGACGTGAACGCTTCGGAGTTCAAGTTCACGGTGAACGACGAGGGCCGCATCATCTATGGCCTGGGCGCCATCAAGGGCGTGGGCGAAGGGCCGGTGGAGGCCATCACCGAAGCGCGCCAGGACGGGCCGTTCAAGGACCTGTTCGATTTCTGCGCGCGGGTCGACCTCAAGCGTATCAACAAGCGCACCCTCGACGGTTTGATCCGCAGTGGCGCGCTGGACCGTCTGGGGCCGTACTTCCAGGATGAGCCCAAGGCCTATCAGGCCAACATCGACCGCAACCGCGCGGTGTTGCTGGCGGCCATGGAAGAAGCGATCAAGGCTGCCGAGCAGACCGCCCGCACCCACGACAGCGGCCACGCCGACCTGTTTGGCGGGCTGTTCGTCGAGGAAGACGCTGATGTCTATGGCAATCATCGCAAGGCCAAGGAGCTGACCCTCAAGGAACGCCTCAAAGGTGAGAAAGACACCTTGGGCCTGTACCTGACCGGGCACCCGATCGACGAATACGAAGGCGAGATCCGCCGCTTCGCCCGCCAGCGCATCATTGATCTCAAGCCGGCGCGTGACACGCAAACCGTCGCCGGTATGATCATTGCCCTGCGGGTGATGAAAAATAAAAAGGGCGACAAGATGGGTTTCATTACCCTCGACGATCGCTCCGGGCGCATTGAGGCTTCGTTGTTTGCCGATGCGTTCCACTCGGCGCAGTCGCTGTTGCAGACCGACGCGATGGTGGTGGTGGAAGGCGAGGTCAGCAACGATGATTTTTCCGGTGGCCTGCGGCTGCGGGTCAAGCGGGTGATGAGTATGGAAGATGCCCGCACCAACCTGGCCGAGAGCCTGCGCCTGAAGTTGCAGACCCAGGACCTCAAGGGCGATCAGCTGCGTTGGCTGGGCGAGTTGTTCAAGCGCCATCGCGGCGCTTGCCCGATCACCATGGAGTACGTGCGCCCCGACGCCAAGGCCGTGCTGCAGTTCGGCGAAGGCTGGCGAATTGACCCGGCGGATGCGTTGATTCAAGCCTTGCGTGACCAGTTCGGCAAAGACAACGTCTTCCTCCAATACCGTTGA
- a CDS encoding acetyl-CoA carboxylase carboxyltransferase subunit alpha, whose product MNPNFLDFEQPIADLQAKIEELRLVGNDNSLNIGDEISRLQDKSRTLTEDIFGKLTSWQIARLARHPRRPYTLDYIEHIFTEFDELHGDRHFSDDAAIVGGVARLDDQPVMVIGHQKGREVREKVRRNFGMPRPEGYRKACRLMEMAERFKMPILTFIDTPGAYPGIDAEERNQSEAIAWNLRVMARLKTPIIATVIGEGGSGGALAIGVCDQLNMLQYSTYAVISPEGCASILWKTAEKAPDAAEAMGITAERLKGLGIVDKVISEPVGGAHRDPAAAAAMIRAELTSQLSMLKKFDNDALLARRYERLMSYGL is encoded by the coding sequence ATGAACCCGAATTTTCTAGATTTCGAACAGCCGATCGCCGACCTGCAAGCCAAGATCGAAGAGTTGCGCTTGGTCGGTAATGACAATTCGCTGAATATCGGCGATGAAATCTCTCGTCTGCAGGACAAAAGCCGGACGCTGACCGAAGACATCTTCGGCAAGCTGACCAGCTGGCAGATCGCCCGCCTGGCGCGTCACCCGCGTCGTCCCTACACCCTGGACTACATCGAGCACATCTTTACCGAGTTCGATGAGTTGCACGGTGACCGCCACTTCTCCGACGACGCTGCCATCGTAGGCGGCGTTGCTCGCCTGGATGACCAGCCGGTGATGGTTATCGGCCATCAGAAAGGCCGCGAAGTGCGCGAGAAGGTGCGTCGCAACTTCGGCATGCCGCGCCCTGAAGGCTACCGCAAGGCCTGCCGTCTGATGGAAATGGCCGAGCGCTTCAAGATGCCGATCCTGACCTTCATCGACACGCCGGGCGCCTACCCGGGCATCGACGCCGAAGAGCGCAACCAGAGCGAAGCGATTGCCTGGAACCTGCGCGTCATGGCGCGCCTGAAAACCCCAATCATCGCCACCGTGATCGGTGAGGGTGGTTCCGGCGGTGCGCTGGCCATCGGCGTGTGCGATCAATTGAACATGCTGCAATATTCCACTTATGCGGTGATCTCGCCGGAAGGTTGTGCCTCGATCCTGTGGAAAACCGCCGAGAAGGCGCCGGATGCCGCTGAAGCCATGGGCATCACTGCCGAGCGCCTCAAAGGCCTGGGCATTGTCGATAAAGTGATCAGCGAGCCAGTGGGCGGCGCCCACCGCGACCCGGCTGCCGCTGCGGCGATGATTCGCGCCGAGCTGACATCGCAACTGTCGATGCTGAAGAAATTCGACAACGATGCGCTGCTGGCTCGTCGCTATGAGCGGTTGATGAGTTACGGTCTCTGA
- the tilS gene encoding tRNA lysidine(34) synthetase TilS, whose protein sequence is MNTSIDLPTRLITQLSPWRNAATWRIAFSGGLDSTVLLHLLASLAKNQPLPPLSAIHVHHGLQAVADAWPDHCRSVCKALGVPLEVVSVQVQPGASVERAAREARYGAFVAVLQGNEVLLTGQHRDDQAETLLFRLLRGAGVRGLSAMPRQRPLGAGYLLRPLLDVSRVELEAYARQQGLSWIEDPSNDDHRYARNFLRQRAFPVLTEQWPQAAQALARSAAHMGEAQGLLDDLARIDLAGATTPGAFDWLGLPSLELAPLQVLAPARQRNALSHWLSSLTMLPDSDHWCGWDALREARGDARPIWRLAGGELHRAGGRIWWLSDHWLRPVAGPVEWPLADEPLSLPDNGRVMLGGRIPAGPLCVRYRQGGEVMELPGRGHRDLKRLLNENAVPAFVRGRLPLLYRGEQLLAVANLAGLDAGVDGSWQLNWQPGSQDRGLS, encoded by the coding sequence ATGAACACAAGCATCGACCTGCCCACCCGGCTCATCACGCAGCTATCCCCCTGGCGCAACGCCGCCACCTGGCGCATCGCCTTCTCCGGCGGCCTCGATTCCACCGTCCTGTTGCACCTGCTCGCGTCCCTCGCAAAAAACCAACCCCTGCCGCCTCTGAGCGCTATCCACGTCCATCATGGCCTGCAGGCTGTGGCCGATGCATGGCCGGACCATTGTCGCTCGGTCTGCAAGGCCCTTGGGGTGCCGCTTGAGGTGGTGAGCGTGCAAGTCCAGCCCGGCGCCAGCGTCGAGCGCGCCGCCCGGGAGGCGCGTTATGGCGCTTTCGTGGCGGTGCTCCAGGGCAATGAAGTGCTGCTCACTGGCCAGCACCGCGACGATCAGGCTGAAACCCTGTTGTTTCGTTTGTTGCGTGGGGCAGGGGTGAGGGGTTTGTCGGCGATGCCCAGGCAGCGTCCTCTGGGGGCGGGGTACTTGCTGCGCCCCTTGCTCGATGTGTCCCGGGTGGAGCTGGAAGCCTATGCGAGGCAACAGGGCTTGAGTTGGATCGAGGACCCTTCCAACGACGATCACCGGTACGCGCGCAATTTCCTGCGCCAGCGAGCTTTCCCGGTATTGACCGAGCAGTGGCCCCAGGCTGCGCAGGCCCTGGCGCGCAGCGCGGCGCACATGGGTGAAGCCCAGGGCTTGCTGGATGACCTGGCGCGGATCGATCTGGCTGGCGCCACGACCCCAGGTGCGTTTGACTGGCTTGGCTTGCCATCCCTGGAACTGGCGCCGTTGCAGGTCTTGGCGCCGGCCCGCCAGCGCAATGCATTGAGCCATTGGCTCAGCTCGCTGACGATGTTGCCTGACAGCGACCACTGGTGCGGCTGGGACGCGCTGCGGGAGGCGAGGGGCGATGCGCGACCGATCTGGCGACTGGCCGGTGGTGAGCTGCACCGGGCTGGCGGACGGATCTGGTGGTTATCCGACCACTGGTTGCGACCGGTCGCAGGCCCCGTCGAATGGCCGCTGGCGGATGAGCCCTTGAGCCTGCCGGACAATGGCCGGGTGATGCTCGGCGGCAGGATCCCGGCGGGGCCACTTTGTGTGCGCTATCGTCAGGGTGGCGAAGTAATGGAACTACCCGGTCGCGGTCACCGTGATCTCAAGCGTTTGCTCAACGAAAACGCCGTGCCGGCCTTTGTGCGCGGCCGATTGCCGCTGCTGTATCGAGGCGAGCAATTGCTGGCGGTGGCCAACCTGGCAGGCCTGGACGCTGGGGTTGATGGCAGTTGGCAATTGAACTGGCAGCCAGGAAGCCAAGATCGGGGTTTGAGCTGA